In Scomber japonicus isolate fScoJap1 chromosome 7, fScoJap1.pri, whole genome shotgun sequence, one genomic interval encodes:
- the atg4b gene encoding cysteine protease ATG4B isoform X2, translated as MDAATLTYDTLRFGEFEDFPETSDPVWILGKEYNALTEKDEILSDVTSRLWFTYRKNFPPIGGTGPTSDTGWGCMLRCGQMILGEALMCRHLGRDWRWARGQKQREEYISILNAFIDKKDSYYSIHQIAQMGVGEGKPIGQWYGPNTVAQVLKKLAVFDTWSRLVVHVAMDNTVVIEEIKLLCMPWLDAAGACGESEGVGELNGCLEGACALSEEETALWKPLVLLIPLRLGLSDINEAYIETLKQCFMLPQSLGVIGGKPNSAHYFIGYVGEELIYLDPHTTQPAVEPYEDSQVPDETYHCQHPPCRMHICELDPSIAAGFFCRTEDEFDDWCMRIRRLSCNRGGLPMFELVDSQPSHMVSVDALNLTPDFSDSDRLERFFDSEDEEFEILSL; from the exons ATGGATGCAG CTACCTTGACGTACGACACACTTCGCTTCGGAGAATTTGAAGATTTTCCTGAGACCTCAGACCCTGTGTGGATCTTAGGAAAAGAATACAATGCACTCACAG AGAAAGATGAGATTTTATCAGATGTCACCTCACGACTGTGGTTCACGTACAGAAAAAACTTCCCTCCGATCG GGGGAACAGGACCAACATCAGATACAGGATGGGGGTGTATGTTGCGTTGCGGCCAGATGATCCTAGGCGAGGCCTTGATGTGTCGACATTTAGGAAGAG ACTGGAGATGGGCCAGAGGccagaaacaaagagaagagTACATCAGTATTCTCAACGCCTTCATTGACAAAAAAGACAGCTATTATTCCATCCATCAAATTG CTCAAATGGGAGTTGGAGAGGGGAAGCCTATAGGCCAGTGGTATGGACCAAACACAGTCGCCCAGGTTCTAAA gaagCTGGCGGTGTTCGACACATGGAGCAGATTAGTTGTACACGTGGCGATGGACAACACCGTGGTCATCGAGGAGATCA AGCTTCTTTGTATGCCTTGGCTGGATGCTGCGGGGGCCTGTGGTGAGTCAGAGGGAGTGGGGGAGCTCAATGGCTGCCTGGAGGGTGCGTGTGCCCTGTCTGAGGAGGAGACGGCTCTGTGGAAACCTCTCGTCCTGCTCATTCCCCTCAGGCTGGGCCTGAGTGATATAAATGAGGCCTACATCGAAACCCTAAAG CAATGCTTCATGCTGCCTCAGTCCCTGGGTGTTATTGGGGGAAAACCCAACAGTGCCCATTACTTCATTGGTTATGTCG GGGAGGAGCTCATCTACTTAGACCCGCACACCACGCAGCCCGCGGTGGAGCCGTATGAAGACAGCCAGGTCCCTGATGAGACATACCATTGTCAGCACCCGCCCTGCCGCATGCACATCTGTGAACTGGACCCATCCATCGCAGCG GGTTTCTTCTGCAGAACAGAGGACGAGTTTGATGACTGGTGTATGCGTATAAGAAGG CTCTCCTGCAACAGAGGGGGCTTGCCTATGTTTGAACTGGTAGACAGTCAGCCTTCTCACATGGTCAGCGTGGACGCCCTTAACCTTACTCCTG ATTTCTCCGACTCGGACAGGTTGGAACGGTTCTTTGACTCGGAAGACGAGGAGTTTGAGATCCTTTCCTTGTGA
- the atg4b gene encoding cysteine protease ATG4B isoform X1, which translates to MDAATLTYDTLRFGEFEDFPETSDPVWILGKEYNALTEKDEILSDVTSRLWFTYRKNFPPIGGTGPTSDTGWGCMLRCGQMILGEALMCRHLGRDWRWARGQKQREEYISILNAFIDKKDSYYSIHQIAQMGVGEGKPIGQWYGPNTVAQVLKKLAVFDTWSRLVVHVAMDNTVVIEEIKLLCMPWLDAAGACGESEGVGELNGCLEGACALSEEETALWKPLVLLIPLRLGLSDINEAYIETLKQCFMLPQSLGVIGGKPNSAHYFIGYVGEELIYLDPHTTQPAVEPYEDSQVPDETYHCQHPPCRMHICELDPSIAAGFFCRTEDEFDDWCMRIRRLSCNRGGLPMFELVDSQPSHMVSVDALNLTPVPFADFSDSDRLERFFDSEDEEFEILSL; encoded by the exons ATGGATGCAG CTACCTTGACGTACGACACACTTCGCTTCGGAGAATTTGAAGATTTTCCTGAGACCTCAGACCCTGTGTGGATCTTAGGAAAAGAATACAATGCACTCACAG AGAAAGATGAGATTTTATCAGATGTCACCTCACGACTGTGGTTCACGTACAGAAAAAACTTCCCTCCGATCG GGGGAACAGGACCAACATCAGATACAGGATGGGGGTGTATGTTGCGTTGCGGCCAGATGATCCTAGGCGAGGCCTTGATGTGTCGACATTTAGGAAGAG ACTGGAGATGGGCCAGAGGccagaaacaaagagaagagTACATCAGTATTCTCAACGCCTTCATTGACAAAAAAGACAGCTATTATTCCATCCATCAAATTG CTCAAATGGGAGTTGGAGAGGGGAAGCCTATAGGCCAGTGGTATGGACCAAACACAGTCGCCCAGGTTCTAAA gaagCTGGCGGTGTTCGACACATGGAGCAGATTAGTTGTACACGTGGCGATGGACAACACCGTGGTCATCGAGGAGATCA AGCTTCTTTGTATGCCTTGGCTGGATGCTGCGGGGGCCTGTGGTGAGTCAGAGGGAGTGGGGGAGCTCAATGGCTGCCTGGAGGGTGCGTGTGCCCTGTCTGAGGAGGAGACGGCTCTGTGGAAACCTCTCGTCCTGCTCATTCCCCTCAGGCTGGGCCTGAGTGATATAAATGAGGCCTACATCGAAACCCTAAAG CAATGCTTCATGCTGCCTCAGTCCCTGGGTGTTATTGGGGGAAAACCCAACAGTGCCCATTACTTCATTGGTTATGTCG GGGAGGAGCTCATCTACTTAGACCCGCACACCACGCAGCCCGCGGTGGAGCCGTATGAAGACAGCCAGGTCCCTGATGAGACATACCATTGTCAGCACCCGCCCTGCCGCATGCACATCTGTGAACTGGACCCATCCATCGCAGCG GGTTTCTTCTGCAGAACAGAGGACGAGTTTGATGACTGGTGTATGCGTATAAGAAGG CTCTCCTGCAACAGAGGGGGCTTGCCTATGTTTGAACTGGTAGACAGTCAGCCTTCTCACATGGTCAGCGTGGACGCCCTTAACCTTACTCCT GTTCCCTTTGCAGATTTCTCCGACTCGGACAGGTTGGAACGGTTCTTTGACTCGGAAGACGAGGAGTTTGAGATCCTTTCCTTGTGA